One Neomonachus schauinslandi chromosome 9, ASM220157v2, whole genome shotgun sequence DNA segment encodes these proteins:
- the C9H14orf180 gene encoding nutritionally-regulated adipose and cardiac enriched protein homolog yields the protein MRTAGRALSPDSQPEKRHHTRKNEEAAPGSLMPRAGREGDRRGPPSILRRSGPGCGSHGAEPQRTSRRVRFREPLEVTVHYIARREPTTTTTTTRAPSRPRPRGGSLLLQLSVCVLLLLLLGLVYGRAKPVALALEDLRARLLVLALRLRHTALTCWRGLLQR from the exons ATGAGGACTGCAGGGCGAGCCTTGAGCCCCGACTCCCAGCCAGAGAAGCGACATCACACCAGGAAGAATGAAGAGGCCGCTCCGGGCTCGCTGATGCCCAGGGCGGGGAGG gaggGCGACAGGAGGGGCCCCCCCTCCATCCTGAGGCGGAGCGGGCCGGGGTGCGGCAGCCACGGGGCCGAGCCACAGAGGACCTCGAGGCGTGTGCGGTTCCGGGAACCCCTGGAGGTGACCGTCCACT ACATCGCCCGCAGGgagcccaccaccaccaccaccaccaccaggg CGCCCAGCCGGCCCAGGCCCCGAGgcggctccctgctcctgcagcTGTCCGTGTGcgtcctgctgctgctgctgctgggcctgGTCTACGGCCGAGCCAAGCCCGTGGCGCTGGCCCTTGAGGACCTCCGGGCCCGGCTCCTGGTGCTCGCCCTGCGCCTGAGGCATACAGCCCTCACCTGCTGGCGGGGCCTCCTGCAGCGCTGA